A region of the Paraburkholderia flava genome:
CACAATGAACACGATGATCGCAGCGACCTTGATCGACGCGAACCAGTACTCGAATTCACCGTACGACTTCACCGACAGCAGGTTCACAGCAGTCAGCACCGACAGCAGCACGAGGCCGATCACCCATACCGGTGCCGGAATCCAGCGCTGCAGAATGCCCGCGCCCGCCACCGCCTCCACCGCGACGACGATGACCCAGAAATACCAGTAGAGCCAGCCGTTCGTAAAACCGGCCCAGTTGCCGAGACCGATGCGCGTGAATTCGGTGAACGAGCCGACGCCCGGATTCGCGAGCGCCATCTCGCCGAGCATGCGCATCACGAACAGCACGACGATGCCGGCGAGCAGATAGCTCAGGCATGCGGCAGGTCCCATCGCGCTGATCGTCGCGCTGCTGCCGACGAAGAGCCCCGCGCCGATGATGCCGCCGAGCGAAATCATCGTCACGTGGCGCTTGCGCAGCGAGTGGCCGAGGTGGCGGGGAGCGGAATTTGAATCGATAGCAGACTGCGGATCCATCACGAGCATCTCCTCATGTACTACAGTGCGTGTTGCGTCGGCCAGGTCGCCGAACAAAACCACCCAATCATGCTCACACAAAACTTTTTTGTTCGCAAATAGAATTGCTTTGTGTGGAGATCGGTGATTTCCCTGAGATGCCTGACTGCTCACGCCAAAGATCAGGCAGAATGCGCTGCACGGCCGTGGTATAAGGATTTTTCTACGGAGACGGTCGGATCGTGCCACTCCCATTCGCAACCGGTCGGCAGAGTTTTGTATGGAGTTATTACTTGCATGAAAATCGACGATAGTCATACAAAAGACAGCACCGACATCCAGACAAAAGTGCGGCAAGCCACCTATCTGGAGGTGTCGCGCAACCTGGAGGAGCAGGTGCGCAGCGGCCGCTATCCGCCGGGCAGTCGTCTGCCGCCGCAGCGCGATCTCGCGCTCGAGCTGGGCCTCAATGTGTCGACGGTGTCGAGGGCGTACAAGGAGTTGCAGGCAAGAGGATTGATCGTTGCCAGCAAGCGACGCGGCTCGATCGTCACGGGCGGCGCGATGCCGGCGGTGACGACGTCCGCGCAACGCGGCGCGGGCATCGTCGCGGGCTCGGCGGACGGCAACTCGAACGCGGTCATCGACCTGACCGTCAACCGTCCGGCAACGGGCGAATTCCTGAGTCAGCTCGCGCGGACGATGGCGGTCATTTCACGCGACCCGCGTTTCCCGGAGACCCAGGAATACCAGCCGCCGCAAGGGCCCGAATGGGCCCGCGCGGCAGGCGCGCAGTGGATCGCCACGCCGGACTTCACGCCGCAGCTCGACGACATCGTCGTGACGAGCGGCGCGCAACATGGGCTGTACGCGGTGTTGAGCAGCCTGATGGGACACGAAGGCGTGATTCTCTGCGACAAGCTCACGTACTACGGCCTCAAGGCGCTGGCGCCGGTGTTCCAGTTCGAATTGATCGGGATTCCTAGCGATGACGACGGCCTGCTACCCGACGCGCTCGAAGATGCGTGCAAGCGGATGCGGGTCAAGGCGATTTTCACGGTGCCGAATCTGCAGAATCCGGGTGTCGTGACGATGAGCCTCGAGCGACGCATTGCGCTCGTCAATATTGCGCACCGCCATCATGTCGCGATCATCGAGGACGACGTGTATGGGCCGCTGCTTCGCAAACGCCTGCCGACGATTGCGAGTCTGTGTCCGGAGCTGACGTTCCACGTTGCGTCGACGTCGAAGATTCTTGCGCCTGGTCTGCGCATCGGCTTTCTGCTCACGCCGCCGCATGGTGCCGCGCTCGCGGCGGAAGCAGTACGCACGACCGCGTGGATGCCCGCGCCGCTGTCGACGCTGATCACGACGCGCTGGATCGAAGACGGCACCGCGCAGACGATCCTCGACGCGCAGCGCGAAGAGCTGAAGGCGCGTCAGGAACTCGCGCGCGGGCTGCTGCCGAAGGAACTGCTGAAGAGCGATCCGGCGTGCATGTTCGTCTGGTTGCGGGTGCCCGCGCCGTGGCGTTCCGACGACTTCGCCGCGAATGCGCTCGCGCGCGGCGTCAATACGATGCCGGCGTCGGCGTTCGCAGTCGATCGTTCGACGATCGAGCATGGCGTGCGCGTGAACCTCGCGTGTGCGACGTCGCGTGAGGAGTTGTCGAGGGCGTTGCAGGTTTTGTCGCGGACGTTGAGGGATCGGCCGCGGGCGTTGTATGGGACGATTTAGGGGGGAGAAAGTGTCGTTGGCACGTCATGAACCTGAGCGCATCCTGCATGGACTCCGATATCGCTTATCC
Encoded here:
- a CDS encoding PLP-dependent aminotransferase family protein produces the protein MKIDDSHTKDSTDIQTKVRQATYLEVSRNLEEQVRSGRYPPGSRLPPQRDLALELGLNVSTVSRAYKELQARGLIVASKRRGSIVTGGAMPAVTTSAQRGAGIVAGSADGNSNAVIDLTVNRPATGEFLSQLARTMAVISRDPRFPETQEYQPPQGPEWARAAGAQWIATPDFTPQLDDIVVTSGAQHGLYAVLSSLMGHEGVILCDKLTYYGLKALAPVFQFELIGIPSDDDGLLPDALEDACKRMRVKAIFTVPNLQNPGVVTMSLERRIALVNIAHRHHVAIIEDDVYGPLLRKRLPTIASLCPELTFHVASTSKILAPGLRIGFLLTPPHGAALAAEAVRTTAWMPAPLSTLITTRWIEDGTAQTILDAQREELKARQELARGLLPKELLKSDPACMFVWLRVPAPWRSDDFAANALARGVNTMPASAFAVDRSTIEHGVRVNLACATSREELSRALQVLSRTLRDRPRALYGTI